In Populus nigra chromosome 1, ddPopNigr1.1, whole genome shotgun sequence, one genomic interval encodes:
- the LOC133673189 gene encoding casein kinase 1-like protein HD16 isoform X2: MPVLRSRVRRGRGGAAATLEPEKKQLEQKKNPVEVVEPIAKRTRRRRAAAEAGLATPKTNDKEHKTRNERVGVGGAVSGAVKEEEENRDLEVVREKKGVLGEKKPMDVLDSGGKSNDQPLAGGGDDEGTAAPIPDQVQVEDSPMYKVERKLGKGGFGQVYVGRRVSAVNTNDKAGAGAGAVEVALKFEHRSSKGCNYGPPHEWQVYDTLGGSHGVPLVHYKGQQGDYYVMVMDILGPSLWDVWNNNINSNLMSTEMVACIAIEAISILEKMHLRGYVHGDVKPENFLLGTPGTPDEKKLFLVDLGMATRWQDSSTGLHVEYDQKPDVFRGTVRYASVHAHLGRTGSRRDDLESLAYTLIFLLRGRLPWQGYQGENKGFVVCKKKMAITSEALCCFCPQPFKQFVEYVVNLKFDEEPNYAKCISLFDGVVGTNPDMRPLNTEGAQKVGHKRGRLTMEEDDEQPKKKVRMGMPATQWISVYNACRPMKQRYHYNVADARLGQHIEKGNEVGLFVSSVASYQNLWAIVMDAGTNYSAQVYELSPYFLRKEWIMEHWEKNYYISAIAGANNGSSLIVMSKGTSYMQQSYKISDSFPYKWINKKWREGFYVTAMATSGSRWGVVMSRGAGFAKQVVELDFLYPSEGIHRRWDSGYRITATAATWDQAAFVLSVPKRKLTDETQETLRTSAFPSTHVKEKWAKNLYIASMCYGRTTS, encoded by the exons ATGCCTGTGCTGCGTAGTCGAGTGCGCAGAGGCCGAGGAGGAGCAGCAGCAACACTGGAGCCAGAAAAGAAACAGCTGGAGCAGAAGAAGAATCCAGTCGAAGTGGTAGAACCGATTGCGAAGAGGACAAGGAGAAGGAGGGCAGCAGCGGAGGCGGGATTGGCAACGCCTAAAACTAACGATAAGGAACATAAAACTCGCAATGAGAGGGTAGGAGTGGGTGGTGCTGTTTCAGGGGCGgtgaaagaagaggaggagaacAGGGATTTAGAGGTTGTTAGAGAGAAGAAGGGAGTGTTGGGAGAAAAGAAGCCGATGGACGTGTTAGATAGTGGTGGCAAAAGTAATGATCAGCCGCTTGCTGGTGGCGGTGACGATGAGGGAACCGCTGCCCCTATACCCGAccag GTTCAGGTTGAGGATTCCCCTATGTACAAAGTAGAAAGAAAGTTGGGAAAGGGTGGCTTTGGTCAAGTGTATGTTGGTCGACGTGTGTCTGCTGTAAATACAAATGATAAagctggtgctggtgctggagCTGTAGAG GTGGCACTAAAATTCGAGCATAGAAGTAGTAAAGGATGTAATTACGGACCACCGCATGAATGGCAGGTTTATGA CACTCTTGGTGGCAGTCATGGTGTACCACTAGTACACTATAAGGGTCAGCAAGGTGATTATTATGTCATG GTTATGGATATATTGGGTCCAAGCCTGTGGGATGTTTGGAATAACAATATTAACTCAAACTT AATGTCCACTGAAATGGTTGCATGTATTGCCATTGAAGCTATATCCATATTGGAAAAGATGCACCTTAGAGG TTATGTCCACGGAGATGTAAAGCCTGAGAATTTTCTGCTTGGCACTCCGGGAACTCCTGatgagaaaaaattatttcttgttGATCTTGGAATGG CTACTAGATGGCAAGATAGTTCAACTGGTTTGCATGTTGAGTATGACCAAAAGCCAGATGTTTTCAG GGGAACAGTGCGTTATGCTAGTGTGCATGCTCATTTAGGGAGAACTGGTAGCAGGAGGGATGATTTGGAATCTCTTGCTTACAcacttatttttcttctccGTGGTCGTTTACCTTGGCAAGGGTACCAG GGAGAAAACAAGGGGTTTGTTGTTTGCAAGAAGAAGATGGCAATAACCTCAGAGGCGCTTTGTTGCTTCTGTCCACAGCCTTTCAAACAGTTCGTTGAATATGTTGTGAACTTAAAGTTTGATGAAGAACCTAATTATGCAAAATGCATTTCCCTCTTTGATGGAGTTGTAGGTACAAATCCAGATATGAGACCACTTAACACAGAAGGTGCCCAGAAG GTTGGTCACAAGAGAGGTCGTTTGACTATGgaggaagatgatgaacaaCCAAAGAAGAAGGTTCGCATGGGCATGCCAGCAACACAATGGATTAGTGTGTACAATGCATGCAGACCAATGAAACAAAG GTATCACTATAATGTGGCTGATGCAAGGCTTGGTCAGCACATCGAAAAAGGAAACGAGGTTGGCTTATTTGTTAGCAGTGTAGCTTCATATCAAAATCTATGGGCCATTGTTATGGATGCCGGTACAAATTACTCTGCACAAGTCTATGAGCTCTCACCATATTTTCTTCGCAAG GAATGGATAATGGAGCACTGGGAAAAGAATTATTATATCAGTGCCATAGCTGGAGCCAATAATGGAAGCTCATTAATCGTAATGTCTAAGG GTACTAGTTATATGCAGCAGTCGTATAAAATTAGCGATTCATTTCCTTATAAatggattaataaaaaatggagGGAGGGCTTTTATGTGACTGCAATGGCTACCTCAGGAAGCAGATGGGGGGTTGTTATGTCCCGTGGTGCAGGATTTGCAAAGCAG GTGGTTGAACTTGATTTCCTTTATCCTAGTGAAGGCATCCATCGACGATGGGATTCTGGATATCGTATCACGGCAACTGCAGCAACATGGGACCAGGCGGCTTTTGTTCTGAGCGTGCCAAAAAGGAAACTTACAGATGAAACACAGGAGACCCTTCGAACCTCAGCTTTTCCTAGCACACATGTTAAG GAGAAATGGGCCAAAAATCTATATATTGCATCCATGTGTTATGGACGGACAACATCATGA
- the LOC133683514 gene encoding protein SAWADEE HOMEODOMAIN HOMOLOG 1: protein MDFEFTLSEMLEMENMFKELEEGPLAPQFCEKLASSFSLAPSRAGKQAITPRQVKSWFQDRLKKSQPRVASSNMALKLFADLSDASASFGATESSQKLKGNASDLSELIFEALSSKDNAWYDVASFLNYRVVCSGELEVRVRFAGFRNTDDEWVNVRRAVRERSIPLESSECQRVKVGDLVLCFQEREERAVYCDAHIVEINRKLHDINGCRCTFVVRYDHDDFEEEVRLDRLCGRPTP from the exons ATGGATTTTGAATTCACACTTTCTGAG ATGCTGGAAATGGAGAATATGTTCAAGGAATTAGAGGAGGGACCACTAGCTCCGCAGTTTTGTGAGAAGCTTGCAAGCAGCTTTAG TTTAGCGCCAAGTCGTGCTGGAAAGCAAGCCATTACACCTCGACAG GTTAAAAGCTGGTTCCAGGATAGACTAAAGAAGTCACAACCTCGAGTTGCTTCTTCAAATATGGCTCTCAAATTATTCGCTGATCTCTCTGATGCAAGTGCTTCTTTCGGTGCAACTGAGAGTTCACAAAAGCTCAAAG GCAATGCCTCTGATCTTTCAGAGTTGATTTTTGAAGCTTTGTCCTCAAAAGATAATGCTTG GTATGATGTTGCATCTTTCCTCAACTATAGAGTTGTTTGCTCTGGTGAACTT GAAGTGCGAGTAAGATTTGCTGGGTTTCGTAATACAGATGATGAGTGGGTGAATGTGAGAAGGGCAGTGCGGGAACGATCTATTCCTTTAGAATCTTCAGAATGTCAGAGGGTCAAAGTTGGTGATCTTGTGCTGTGCTTTCAG GAAAGAGAAGAACGAGCAGTCTACTGTGATGCCCATATTGTAGAGATCAACAGGAAATTACATGATATAAATGGTTGTAGATGCACCTTTGTAGTTCGTTATGATCATGACGACTTCGAG GAAGAAGTTCGGTTGGATAGGTTATGTGGCAGACCAACGCCATAG
- the LOC133673189 gene encoding casein kinase 1-like protein HD16 isoform X1 gives MPVLRSRVRRGRGGAAATLEPEKKQLEQKKNPVEVVEPIAKRTRRRRAAAEAGLATPKTNDKEHKTRNERVGVGGAVSGAVKEEEENRDLEVVREKKGVLGEKKPMDVLDSGGKSNDQPLAGGGDDEGTAAPIPDQVQVEDSPMYKVERKLGKGGFGQVYVGRRVSAVNTNDKAGAGAGAVEVALKFEHRSSKGCNYGPPHEWQVYDTLGGSHGVPLVHYKGQQGDYYVMVMDILGPSLWDVWNNNINSNLMSTEMVACIAIEAISILEKMHLRGYVHGDVKPENFLLGTPGTPDEKKLFLVDLGMATRWQDSSTGLHVEYDQKPDVFRGTVRYASVHAHLGRTGSRRDDLESLAYTLIFLLRGRLPWQGYQGENKGFVVCKKKMAITSEALCCFCPQPFKQFVEYVVNLKFDEEPNYAKCISLFDGVVGTNPDMRPLNTEGAQKLIYQVGHKRGRLTMEEDDEQPKKKVRMGMPATQWISVYNACRPMKQRYHYNVADARLGQHIEKGNEVGLFVSSVASYQNLWAIVMDAGTNYSAQVYELSPYFLRKEWIMEHWEKNYYISAIAGANNGSSLIVMSKGTSYMQQSYKISDSFPYKWINKKWREGFYVTAMATSGSRWGVVMSRGAGFAKQVVELDFLYPSEGIHRRWDSGYRITATAATWDQAAFVLSVPKRKLTDETQETLRTSAFPSTHVKEKWAKNLYIASMCYGRTTS, from the exons ATGCCTGTGCTGCGTAGTCGAGTGCGCAGAGGCCGAGGAGGAGCAGCAGCAACACTGGAGCCAGAAAAGAAACAGCTGGAGCAGAAGAAGAATCCAGTCGAAGTGGTAGAACCGATTGCGAAGAGGACAAGGAGAAGGAGGGCAGCAGCGGAGGCGGGATTGGCAACGCCTAAAACTAACGATAAGGAACATAAAACTCGCAATGAGAGGGTAGGAGTGGGTGGTGCTGTTTCAGGGGCGgtgaaagaagaggaggagaacAGGGATTTAGAGGTTGTTAGAGAGAAGAAGGGAGTGTTGGGAGAAAAGAAGCCGATGGACGTGTTAGATAGTGGTGGCAAAAGTAATGATCAGCCGCTTGCTGGTGGCGGTGACGATGAGGGAACCGCTGCCCCTATACCCGAccag GTTCAGGTTGAGGATTCCCCTATGTACAAAGTAGAAAGAAAGTTGGGAAAGGGTGGCTTTGGTCAAGTGTATGTTGGTCGACGTGTGTCTGCTGTAAATACAAATGATAAagctggtgctggtgctggagCTGTAGAG GTGGCACTAAAATTCGAGCATAGAAGTAGTAAAGGATGTAATTACGGACCACCGCATGAATGGCAGGTTTATGA CACTCTTGGTGGCAGTCATGGTGTACCACTAGTACACTATAAGGGTCAGCAAGGTGATTATTATGTCATG GTTATGGATATATTGGGTCCAAGCCTGTGGGATGTTTGGAATAACAATATTAACTCAAACTT AATGTCCACTGAAATGGTTGCATGTATTGCCATTGAAGCTATATCCATATTGGAAAAGATGCACCTTAGAGG TTATGTCCACGGAGATGTAAAGCCTGAGAATTTTCTGCTTGGCACTCCGGGAACTCCTGatgagaaaaaattatttcttgttGATCTTGGAATGG CTACTAGATGGCAAGATAGTTCAACTGGTTTGCATGTTGAGTATGACCAAAAGCCAGATGTTTTCAG GGGAACAGTGCGTTATGCTAGTGTGCATGCTCATTTAGGGAGAACTGGTAGCAGGAGGGATGATTTGGAATCTCTTGCTTACAcacttatttttcttctccGTGGTCGTTTACCTTGGCAAGGGTACCAG GGAGAAAACAAGGGGTTTGTTGTTTGCAAGAAGAAGATGGCAATAACCTCAGAGGCGCTTTGTTGCTTCTGTCCACAGCCTTTCAAACAGTTCGTTGAATATGTTGTGAACTTAAAGTTTGATGAAGAACCTAATTATGCAAAATGCATTTCCCTCTTTGATGGAGTTGTAGGTACAAATCCAGATATGAGACCACTTAACACAGAAGGTGCCCAGAAG CTTATTTATCAGGTTGGTCACAAGAGAGGTCGTTTGACTATGgaggaagatgatgaacaaCCAAAGAAGAAGGTTCGCATGGGCATGCCAGCAACACAATGGATTAGTGTGTACAATGCATGCAGACCAATGAAACAAAG GTATCACTATAATGTGGCTGATGCAAGGCTTGGTCAGCACATCGAAAAAGGAAACGAGGTTGGCTTATTTGTTAGCAGTGTAGCTTCATATCAAAATCTATGGGCCATTGTTATGGATGCCGGTACAAATTACTCTGCACAAGTCTATGAGCTCTCACCATATTTTCTTCGCAAG GAATGGATAATGGAGCACTGGGAAAAGAATTATTATATCAGTGCCATAGCTGGAGCCAATAATGGAAGCTCATTAATCGTAATGTCTAAGG GTACTAGTTATATGCAGCAGTCGTATAAAATTAGCGATTCATTTCCTTATAAatggattaataaaaaatggagGGAGGGCTTTTATGTGACTGCAATGGCTACCTCAGGAAGCAGATGGGGGGTTGTTATGTCCCGTGGTGCAGGATTTGCAAAGCAG GTGGTTGAACTTGATTTCCTTTATCCTAGTGAAGGCATCCATCGACGATGGGATTCTGGATATCGTATCACGGCAACTGCAGCAACATGGGACCAGGCGGCTTTTGTTCTGAGCGTGCCAAAAAGGAAACTTACAGATGAAACACAGGAGACCCTTCGAACCTCAGCTTTTCCTAGCACACATGTTAAG GAGAAATGGGCCAAAAATCTATATATTGCATCCATGTGTTATGGACGGACAACATCATGA
- the LOC133697763 gene encoding flavonol synthase/flavanone 3-hydroxylase-like produces the protein MAISPESMPENPIDFRAPPPSPIASGRRSSVTNDEVLTEFLEHSLRVPDLILPDKIFPRQKIVETPPRIDCQSLIAGESDSVLRMLDSIARIGCFQLVNFGISSEFIRLASVTAAGIFQLPPEKKEAVSRSLERPYGFEEVHGDHQEAESEVSEEFVWCKDESLKLDMEGIWPTGYSNFSKKMETLSSDIEKVARKILQILHENCARKSMYGNDMMQRQDLIGSVCCLYKHGRNFLADQWASSLGYDVMRMLIRGTDYSHALCLHVCDGSSEFHVYSKKGWVSFCPDKDALIVTVGDRTQVWSGGQYKHVFGWPIFKGEDKDSISMAFLYSPPSSNSSSSKTSKGKTVSLGQQAILAIILTLVCHFLVYFYKEV, from the exons ATGGCTATTTCACCTGAATCCATGCCAGAAAATCCAATTGATTTCCGAGCCCCGCCGCCCTCTCCTATCGCCTCTGGCCGAAGATCATCCGTGACCAATGATGAAGTCCTAACTGAGTTTCTTGAGCACTCACTACGTGTTCCGGATTTGattttacctgataagatatTTCCAAGACAGAAAATTGTCGAAACACCCCCAAGAATTGATTGTCAATCACTGATTGCTGGGGAAAGTGATTCAGTTCTGAGGATGCTGGATTCAATAGCAAGAATTGGGTGCTTTCAACTAGTTAACTTTGGAATTTCAAGTGAATTTATAAGGTTGGCGTCGGTCACAGCAGCCGGAATCTTTCAGCTGCCTCCTGAAAAGAAGGAGGCAGTCTCGAGGTCACTGGAGAGGCCATATGGATTCGAGGAAGTTCATGGTGATCATCAGGAGGCCGAGAGTGAAGTAAGTGAAGAGTTTGTGTGGTGTAAAGATGAGAGTTTGAAGTTGGATATGGAGGGAATATGGCCAACTGGATATTCAAATTTCAG CAAGAAAATGGAGACCCTTTCATCTGATATAGAGAAAGTGGCCAGGAAAATCCTCCAAATTCTCCATGAAAATTGTGCGAGGAAATCAATGTATGGAAATGATATGATGCAGAGGCAAGATCTCATTGGCTCAGTCTGTTGCCTATACAAGCATGGACGTAACTTTCTGGCTGATCAATGGGCTAGCTCCTTGGGATATGATGTGATGAGAATGCTAATAAGAGGAACTGATTACTCTCATGCCTTGTGCTTGCATGTATGTGATGGTTCATCTGAATTTCATGTTTACTCCAAGAAAGGCTGGGTGTCTTTCTGCCCAGATAAAGATGCATTGATTGTCACAGTTGGAGATCGAACACAG GTTTGGAGTGGCGGCCAGTACAAGCATGTTTTCGGATGGCCAATCTTTAAAGGTGAGGATAAGGACAGCATTTCAatggcttttctctattctcctcCAAGCAGCAATAGTAGCAGCTCCAAAACCAGCAAGGGGAAGACTGTTTCGCTTGGCCAACAAGCTATTTTGGCTATAATTTTGACTCTTGTATGCCatttcttagtttatttttataaggaaGTTTGA